A single region of the Cronobacter condimenti 1330 genome encodes:
- a CDS encoding HofO family protein, translating to MRLLIDRWLTGPVSLRAACAAGWVMLLAGVAYAWLVPLTDNRQQLKVQLQQQARELQTLRRQVSMLPDRQPAIAALNAQLTLKPFSPLALNPGPNGHLIRWQPEGDKGELELALTWNNVPAIFAALAESDMLANGFALSTEEAQTLRLTLQLERPHEK from the coding sequence ATGCGATTACTGATTGATCGCTGGCTCACGGGCCCTGTTTCGCTGCGTGCGGCCTGTGCGGCTGGCTGGGTGATGCTGCTTGCCGGCGTGGCTTACGCGTGGCTTGTGCCGCTCACGGACAATCGTCAACAGCTCAAGGTGCAGCTTCAGCAACAAGCACGAGAGCTACAAACGTTGCGGCGGCAGGTGTCCATGCTGCCAGACCGACAACCTGCAATCGCCGCGCTTAACGCGCAACTTACCCTTAAACCCTTTTCGCCGCTGGCGCTGAACCCCGGCCCGAACGGGCACCTTATCCGCTGGCAGCCAGAGGGAGACAAAGGCGAGCTTGAGCTGGCGCTCACCTGGAATAACGTGCCGGCGATCTTCGCGGCGCTTGCCGAAAGCGACATGCTGGCGAACGGATTTGCGTTAAGTACGGAAGAGGCGCAAACGCTGCGCCTGACGCTGCAGCTGGAGCGGCCTCATGAAAAGTAG
- the aroK gene encoding shikimate kinase AroK, whose protein sequence is MAEKRNIFLVGPMGAGKSTIGRQLAQQLNMEFYDSDQEIEKRTGADVGWVFDVEGEEGFRDREEKVINELTEKQGIVLATGGGSVKSRETRNRLSARGVVVYLETTIEKQLARTQRDKKRPLLQVDTPPREVLEALANERNPLYEEIADVTIRTDDQSAKVVANQIIHMLENN, encoded by the coding sequence ATGGCAGAGAAACGCAATATCTTTCTGGTTGGGCCTATGGGTGCTGGCAAAAGCACTATTGGGCGTCAGTTAGCACAACAGCTCAACATGGAATTTTACGACTCCGACCAGGAGATCGAAAAACGTACCGGAGCTGATGTCGGCTGGGTCTTCGATGTAGAAGGCGAAGAAGGTTTCCGTGATCGCGAAGAAAAAGTCATCAATGAGCTGACGGAAAAACAGGGTATTGTACTGGCGACCGGCGGTGGCTCTGTCAAATCCCGCGAAACCCGCAATCGTCTCTCCGCGCGTGGCGTGGTGGTCTATCTGGAAACCACTATCGAAAAGCAGCTCGCCCGTACACAGCGTGATAAAAAACGCCCGCTGTTACAGGTTGATACGCCGCCGCGTGAAGTGCTTGAAGCGCTCGCTAATGAGCGTAATCCGCTGTACGAAGAAATTGCCGACGTAACGATCCGCACTGATGATCAGAGCGCGAAAGTGGTGGCTAACCAGATTATTCATATGCTGGAAAACAACTGA
- a CDS encoding PilN domain-containing protein, with translation MRRHINLLPWRHVRRRTRLIHWGSFFTFAALAAVLATGFAHGILARQLRAFEQRAEKQANAITGYKTTLREARRAAQTYEALRLRWQRRESHRQSVAAWEQRLQTLADTLPDSLWLTALRFHDDRLELTGNAYDAQALPGFEETLQRLTPFTRLAPGEMRREKEGYWRFHLSLHKDPGDAITD, from the coding sequence ACATTAATCTTCTGCCGTGGCGGCATGTGCGGCGGCGGACGCGGCTCATTCATTGGGGAAGCTTTTTTACTTTCGCCGCGCTCGCCGCCGTGCTTGCAACAGGTTTTGCCCACGGCATTCTTGCGCGCCAGTTACGTGCCTTTGAGCAACGGGCAGAAAAACAGGCGAACGCCATTACCGGCTATAAAACCACATTACGGGAAGCGCGGCGGGCGGCGCAGACATATGAGGCGCTGCGTCTGCGCTGGCAGCGTCGGGAAAGTCATCGCCAGTCGGTCGCCGCGTGGGAGCAACGCCTACAGACGCTCGCCGACACGCTGCCTGATTCGCTCTGGCTGACGGCGCTGCGTTTTCATGACGATCGGCTGGAGCTTACCGGCAACGCGTATGACGCGCAGGCACTGCCAGGTTTTGAAGAAACATTACAGCGGCTGACACCGTTTACCCGGCTCGCGCCTGGCGAGATGCGTCGCGAAAAAGAAGGCTACTGGCGGTTTCACCTTTCGCTGCATAAGGATCCTGGCGATGCGATTACTGATTGA
- a CDS encoding HofP DNA utilization family protein: MKSSVLGGVLFLVCLPTWSGRDPFAPPQARCQLHQADLWRYGGSVKQGESIRVLLQKPEKTWLRVSPGAMLATGWQVIRADTTTVTLKNGEGCRPSVLVWTLKDRQHDKDIPSFIITRHDSRTRGTAESQHVAGGG; the protein is encoded by the coding sequence ATGAAAAGTAGCGTGCTGGGCGGTGTGCTTTTTTTGGTCTGTTTACCGACATGGAGCGGGCGCGATCCCTTTGCGCCGCCGCAGGCGCGCTGTCAGCTTCATCAGGCAGATCTCTGGCGTTACGGCGGCAGCGTGAAACAGGGCGAGTCAATACGTGTGCTGCTACAGAAGCCTGAAAAAACGTGGCTGCGGGTAAGTCCTGGCGCGATGCTTGCGACTGGCTGGCAGGTGATAAGGGCTGACACCACAACCGTGACGTTAAAAAATGGCGAAGGGTGCCGCCCTTCGGTTCTGGTATGGACGCTTAAGGACAGACAACATGATAAGGATATTCCCTCCTTTATTATTACTCGTCATGACAGCCGCACGCGCGGCACCGCCGAGTCCCAACATGTCGCTGGTGGCGGATGA
- the hofQ gene encoding DNA uptake porin HofQ → MIRIFPPLLLLVMTAARAAPPSPNMSLVADETPVVQLLQALAESEHLNLVVAPGVEGVVSLHLQDVPWQQAFRMVAESARLRFQKENNVLRVYPETWEQQNQAQREASRQQQARNLPLGSETVTLRYAEATELAAALASLGDKLMTPRGSVTVDKRTNRLLIRDTAAALRQVQEWVAKMDIPVGQVELAAHIVTINQQSLRELGVKWSTADAEGATKLYHPTTISADLAVANATTRLGFNIGRIDGRMLEFELSALEQKQKVEIIASPRLLAAHQQPASIKQGSEIPYQVSSGESGATSIEFKEAVLGMEVTPTIGEGGRIRLKLRISQNMPGQVLQQADGEVLAIDKQEIETQVEVKDGETLALGGIFQQKNKAGNEQVPLLGNIPLFGSLFRHDGKDNEKRELVVFITPRIISGA, encoded by the coding sequence ATGATAAGGATATTCCCTCCTTTATTATTACTCGTCATGACAGCCGCACGCGCGGCACCGCCGAGTCCCAACATGTCGCTGGTGGCGGATGAAACCCCCGTTGTGCAACTGCTGCAGGCGCTTGCAGAAAGCGAGCACCTGAATCTGGTTGTCGCACCCGGTGTCGAAGGCGTGGTGTCGCTGCATTTGCAGGATGTGCCGTGGCAGCAGGCGTTTCGAATGGTCGCGGAGAGTGCGCGGCTACGTTTTCAGAAAGAGAACAACGTACTGCGCGTTTATCCCGAAACCTGGGAGCAACAAAATCAGGCCCAGCGTGAAGCGTCCCGCCAGCAGCAGGCACGGAATCTGCCGCTCGGCAGTGAAACCGTCACGCTGCGTTATGCCGAGGCGACAGAGCTGGCCGCTGCCCTGGCATCACTTGGCGATAAGCTTATGACACCGCGCGGCAGTGTCACGGTAGATAAGCGCACCAACCGGCTGTTGATCCGCGATACGGCCGCCGCGCTGCGTCAGGTGCAGGAGTGGGTCGCAAAAATGGATATTCCCGTGGGGCAGGTGGAACTGGCGGCGCATATTGTCACTATCAATCAGCAGAGTCTGCGGGAACTGGGTGTCAAATGGAGTACCGCTGATGCAGAAGGTGCCACGAAGCTCTATCACCCGACCACTATTTCCGCCGATCTGGCGGTCGCCAACGCCACCACGCGGCTTGGCTTTAATATCGGACGTATTGACGGGCGGATGCTGGAATTTGAGCTTTCAGCTCTTGAGCAGAAGCAAAAGGTGGAAATTATCGCAAGCCCCCGATTGCTGGCTGCGCATCAGCAGCCAGCCAGCATCAAGCAGGGCAGCGAGATCCCGTATCAGGTATCAAGCGGCGAAAGCGGGGCGACATCCATCGAATTTAAAGAGGCGGTGCTCGGCATGGAAGTGACGCCAACTATCGGTGAGGGCGGACGTATTCGTCTCAAGCTGCGCATCAGCCAGAATATGCCAGGCCAGGTGCTGCAACAGGCCGACGGCGAAGTATTAGCTATTGATAAACAAGAGATAGAAACGCAAGTGGAGGTTAAAGACGGCGAAACGCTGGCGCTCGGCGGAATTTTTCAGCAAAAAAATAAAGCTGGTAATGAACAGGTGCCGTTATTGGGAAATATTCCGCTCTTCGGGAGCCTTTTTCGCCACGACGGTAAAGACAACGAAAAACGCGAACTGGTGGTGTTTATTACGCCGCGAATCATAAGCGGCGCCTGA